Proteins found in one Emys orbicularis isolate rEmyOrb1 chromosome 23, rEmyOrb1.hap1, whole genome shotgun sequence genomic segment:
- the FUCA1 gene encoding tissue alpha-L-fucosidase, protein MASLGAARWLLLLGALVAGAACGPRYSPDWPSLDARPLPAWFDQAKVGVFVHWGVFSVPAYGSEWFWWHWQGERRGDYERFVREHFPPNTTYADFASRFTARDFRPRYWAWLFEQAGARYVVLTTKHHEGFTNWGSPVSWNWNSVDTGPHRDLVGELGQALRERNIRYGLYHSLLEWFNPLYLDDKKNGFKTQNFVFSKTMPELYDLVLRYKPDLVWSDGDWEGPETYWNSTSFLAWLYNDSPVKDTVVVNDRWCNNCSCHHGGYYNCADKYKPGTLPQHKWEMCTSIDKRSWGYRSNMQLNELMDESSIISELVQTVSFGGNYLLNVGPTKEGVIVPIFQERLLSLGKWLRVNGEAIYASKPWRVQMENTTIDAWYTSKGSTVYAIFLSWPEGGVLKLSSPIPSASTQVTMLGFSETLKWEKAIDKGLLITLPYVPPSVLPVPCCWTLKLEGVA, encoded by the exons ATGGCGTCGCTGGGAGCGGCGCGCTGGCTgttgctgctgggggcgctgGTAGCCGGGGCGGCCTGCGGGCCCCGCTACAGCCcggactggcccagcctggacGCGCGGCCGCTGCCGGCGTGGTTCGACCAGGCCAAGGTGGGGGTGTTCGTGCACTGGGGGGTGTTCTCGGTGCCGGCCTATGGCTCCGAGTGGTTCTGGTGGCACTGGCAGGGCGAGCGCCGCGGCGACTACGAGCGCTTCGTGCGGGAGCACTTCCCGCCCAACACCACCTACGCCGACTTCGCCTCGCGCTTCACCGCCCGCGACTTCCGGCCGCGCTACTGGGCCTGGCTCTTCGAACAGGCCGGCGCCAG GTATGTGGTGCTGACTACAAAGCATCATGAGGGCTTCACAAACTGGGGGTCTCCTGTGTCCTGGAACTGGAATTCTGTGGATACAGGACCCCATCGAGACCTAGTGGGTGAACTGGGACAAGCTCTCAGAGAAAG GAACATACGCTATGGACTGTACCATTCTCTCCTAGAGTGGTTTAATCCTCTGTATTTAGATGACAAAAAAAATGGCTTCAAGACGCAGAATTTTGTCTTTTCAAAAACTATGCCAGAGCTTTATGATCTTGTTTTAAG GTATAAACCAGATCTGGTTTGGTCAGATGGTGACTGGGAGGGTCCGGAAACATATTGGAACTCTACCTCTTTCCTTGCCTGGCTTTATAATGATAGTCCTGTCAAG GATACTGTTGTGGTAAATGACCGTTGGTGCAATAACTGCTCCTGCCATCATGGAGGATACTATAATTGTGCCGATAAATACAAGCCGGGCACCCTGCCACAGCACAAGTGGGAGATGTGTACGTCTATTGACAAAAGATCTTGGGGCTATCGAAGCAACATGCAACTCAATGAGCTCATGGATGAATCAAGTATTATCTCA GAACTAGTGCAGACTGTGAGTTTTGGAGGCAACTATCTTCTCAATGTGGGCCCTACAAAAGAAGGGGTGATTGTTCCAATCTTTCAAGAAAGGCTTCTGTCCCTTGGGAAATGGCTGCGTGTTAATGGGGAGGCAATTTATGCTTCTAAGCCATGGAGGGTGCAGATGGAGAACACCACAATCGATGCATG GTACACTTCTAAAGGATCAACTGTATATGCTATCTTTCTGAGCTGGCCAGAGGGTGGTGTGTTGAAGCTGTCTTCACCTATTCCATCTGCAAGCACACAA GTGACTATGCTGGGGTTCTCTGAGACGCTGAAGTGGGAGAAGGCCATAGATAAAGGGTTGCTGATCACTTTGCCCTATGTACCTCCATCTGTTCTCCCAGTCCCGTGTTGCTGGACTCTCAAGCTAGAAGGTGTGGCGTGA